The following coding sequences lie in one Saccharopolyspora hordei genomic window:
- a CDS encoding thioesterase family protein: MSGLAAFHQQVRPEWIDYNGHLSEAYYVLVFGFATDAVMDQVGLDEAYRRSTGCSLYTVEAHVRYLREVRPDSELVVTSRVVDTGAKKLRLCHEMSVAGTVVATEEVMALHVDQARGGTTPFPDAVAARLAELVEPLPDYAGRSIG; the protein is encoded by the coding sequence ATGAGCGGGCTCGCCGCGTTCCACCAGCAGGTCCGTCCGGAGTGGATCGACTACAACGGGCACCTCAGCGAGGCCTACTACGTGCTGGTCTTCGGGTTCGCCACCGACGCGGTGATGGACCAGGTCGGTCTGGACGAGGCCTACCGCCGCAGCACGGGCTGCTCACTGTACACAGTGGAGGCCCACGTGCGGTACCTGCGCGAGGTGCGGCCGGACTCGGAGCTGGTGGTCACCAGCCGCGTGGTGGACACCGGGGCGAAGAAGCTGCGGCTGTGCCACGAGATGTCGGTGGCGGGCACCGTGGTGGCCACCGAGGAGGTCATGGCGCTGCACGTCGACCAGGCGCGGGGCGGCACGACGCCGTTCCCCGACGCGGTCGCGGCACGGCTGGCCGAGCTCGTGGAGCCGCTGCCGGACTACGCGGGCCGGTCGATCGGCTGA
- a CDS encoding 3-keto-5-aminohexanoate cleavage protein produces the protein MADEVIITAALTGAGDTTRKSEFVPVTPEQIAKDAVEAAEAGAAVVHVHVRNVETGQGSRDVALYREVVERIKETGVDVVINLTAGMGGDLVIDTEDPLKPVDGTDLVNGLERLPHVEELLPDICTLDCGSLNFGDGSQLYISTPDMLRAGAERIQELGVKPELEIFDTGNLWFAKQLLAEGLLDEPPLFQLCTGIPWGAPPDPGLLQAMVNMLPEGANWASFALGRNQLRWVGLTAALGGNVRVGLEDNLYLSKGVKATNAQLVERAVTIVEGMGMRVATPDQAREQLGLVKR, from the coding sequence ATGGCCGACGAAGTCATCATCACCGCCGCGCTCACCGGCGCCGGTGACACCACACGCAAGAGCGAGTTCGTCCCGGTCACCCCGGAGCAGATCGCCAAGGACGCGGTCGAGGCCGCCGAGGCCGGGGCGGCCGTGGTGCACGTCCACGTCCGCAACGTCGAGACCGGCCAGGGCTCGCGGGACGTCGCGCTCTACCGCGAGGTCGTCGAGCGCATCAAGGAGACCGGCGTCGACGTGGTCATCAACCTCACCGCGGGCATGGGCGGCGACCTGGTCATCGACACCGAGGACCCGCTCAAGCCGGTGGACGGCACCGACCTGGTCAACGGCCTGGAGCGGCTGCCGCACGTCGAGGAGCTGCTGCCGGACATCTGCACGCTGGACTGCGGGTCGCTCAACTTCGGCGACGGCAGCCAGCTCTACATCTCCACCCCGGACATGCTGCGCGCCGGCGCCGAGCGGATCCAGGAGCTGGGCGTCAAGCCGGAGCTGGAGATCTTCGACACCGGCAACCTGTGGTTCGCCAAGCAGCTGCTCGCCGAGGGCCTGCTGGACGAGCCGCCGCTGTTCCAGCTGTGCACGGGCATCCCGTGGGGCGCGCCGCCGGACCCGGGCCTGCTGCAGGCGATGGTGAACATGCTGCCCGAGGGCGCGAACTGGGCGAGCTTCGCCCTCGGCCGCAACCAGCTGCGCTGGGTGGGCCTGACCGCCGCGCTCGGCGGGAACGTGCGTGTGGGCCTGGAGGACAACCTCTACCTGAGCAAGGGCGTCAAGGCCACCAACGCCCAGCTCGTCGAGCGCGCGGTGACCATCGTCGAGGGCATGGGCATGCGGGTCGCCACCCCGGACCAGGCCCGCGAGCAGTTGGGCCTGGTGAAGCGATGA
- a CDS encoding MFS transporter: MDPTKSTTPTTEPPATRWRVLAVCLIAGFMTLLDVSIVNVALPSIQRGLEAPAAALSWVVSGYALTFGLVLVPAGRLGDDRGRSRMFLLALAAFTAASALAGFALTPLWLVVARLLQGVAGGLLNPQVLGLMQQLFHGRERGKAFGLFGAVVGISTAIGPLLGGLIIQLAGAEHGWRWVFFVNLPIGVAAILYGWRVLPRDRTREARRSLDLVGVLLLGGGLLCLLLPLVEQESGRGGTPWWLLAVAGVLLAAFVAWEHWYRERGNHPLVNLRLLRIRSYSFGTSLGLLYFAGFTSIFFVLAVYFQRGLEYSALQAGLALTPFAVGSAVSSALGGRIVHRLGRHLVIIGLLAALLGLLATDLLLATHPGAMAGAVTAAPLLVAGVGSGLVISPNQTVTLSEIDAAHGGTAAGVQQTGQRIGSAVGTAAASGLFFAVLSTSGFDAAISSGLVVSVGFVAAALVVALAEVVLARRTARA, encoded by the coding sequence GTGGACCCCACCAAGTCGACGACCCCCACCACGGAACCACCTGCCACCCGCTGGCGGGTGCTGGCCGTCTGCCTCATCGCGGGCTTCATGACCCTGCTGGACGTCAGCATCGTCAACGTCGCGCTGCCGTCGATCCAGCGCGGGCTGGAGGCGCCCGCCGCGGCGCTGTCCTGGGTGGTGTCCGGTTACGCGCTGACCTTCGGCCTGGTGCTGGTGCCGGCCGGCCGCCTCGGCGACGACCGCGGCCGCAGCCGGATGTTCCTGCTGGCGCTGGCGGCGTTCACCGCGGCCAGCGCGCTGGCCGGGTTCGCGCTGACCCCGCTGTGGTTGGTGGTGGCCCGGCTGCTGCAGGGCGTGGCCGGCGGCCTGCTCAACCCGCAGGTGCTCGGCCTGATGCAGCAGCTGTTCCACGGCCGGGAGCGCGGGAAGGCCTTCGGTCTGTTCGGCGCCGTGGTGGGCATCTCCACCGCGATCGGCCCGCTGCTCGGCGGTCTGATCATCCAGCTGGCCGGTGCGGAGCACGGCTGGCGCTGGGTGTTCTTCGTCAACCTGCCGATCGGTGTGGCGGCGATCCTCTACGGGTGGCGCGTCCTGCCGCGCGACCGCACGCGGGAGGCGCGCCGCAGCCTCGACCTGGTGGGGGTGCTGCTGCTCGGCGGCGGCCTGCTGTGCCTGCTGCTGCCGCTGGTCGAGCAGGAGAGCGGGCGCGGCGGGACCCCGTGGTGGCTGCTCGCGGTCGCGGGCGTGCTGCTGGCGGCGTTCGTCGCGTGGGAGCACTGGTACCGCGAGCGCGGGAACCACCCGCTGGTGAACCTGCGGCTGCTGCGCATCCGCAGCTACTCCTTCGGCACGAGCCTCGGCCTGCTCTACTTCGCCGGGTTCACCAGCATCTTCTTCGTGCTGGCGGTGTACTTCCAGCGCGGCCTGGAGTACTCGGCGCTGCAGGCCGGGCTGGCGCTGACGCCGTTCGCGGTCGGTTCCGCGGTGTCCTCGGCGCTGGGCGGCCGGATCGTGCACCGGCTGGGCCGCCACCTGGTGATCATCGGTCTGCTGGCGGCCCTGCTCGGCTTGCTGGCCACGGATCTCCTGCTGGCCACCCACCCCGGCGCGATGGCGGGCGCGGTGACGGCGGCGCCGCTGCTGGTGGCGGGCGTCGGCAGCGGCCTGGTCATCTCGCCGAACCAGACGGTGACCCTCAGCGAGATCGACGCGGCCCACGGCGGCACCGCGGCCGGTGTCCAGCAGACGGGCCAGCGCATCGGCTCGGCGGTGGGCACGGCGGCGGCCTCCGGGCTGTTCTTCGCGGTGCTGAGCACCAGCGGCTTCGACGCGGCGATCAGCAGCGGCCTGGTCGTCTCGGTCGGCTTCGTCGCCGCGGCCCTGGTGGTGGCCTTGGCCGAGGTCGTCCTCGCGCGGCGCACCGCGCGTGCCTGA
- a CDS encoding cold-shock protein yields MATGTVKWFNAEKGYGFITPDGGGADVFAHYSAIDASGFRTLEENQRVEFEIAQGPKGPQAAGIRSI; encoded by the coding sequence ATGGCTACCGGTACTGTCAAGTGGTTCAACGCGGAGAAGGGCTACGGGTTCATCACGCCCGACGGCGGTGGCGCTGACGTCTTCGCCCACTACTCCGCCATTGACGCTTCCGGTTTCCGCACGCTGGAGGAGAACCAGCGCGTGGAGTTCGAGATCGCCCAGGGCCCGAAGGGCCCGCAGGCCGCGGGCATCCGCAGCATCTGA
- a CDS encoding 3-hydroxyacyl-CoA dehydrogenase NAD-binding domain-containing protein, whose product MTTEKHTPSPGSVRRVACVGAGVIGGGWVAHFLARGYQVTAWDPAPDAEAKLRRLVDAAWPAVTELGLAEGASRDNLVLAPTLADAVADAEFVQESAPEDLALKRDLLARIDAATPPGVVISSSTSGYAMTEMQVDCAHPQRLVVGHPFNPPYLIPLVEVVGGERTEPWAVRWASEFFEVAGKSVITMDREVPGFIANRLQEAIWREALHMVANGEATVEQIDASITEGPGLRWPMFGPCLTFHLAGGEGGMAHMLDHFGPSLKSPWTRLEAPELTSELRDAMVRGCEEAADGRSTAELVADRDRAVIAVMRAVDEARKGRS is encoded by the coding sequence ATGACGACCGAGAAGCACACCCCCTCCCCCGGCTCGGTGCGGCGGGTCGCCTGCGTCGGGGCCGGTGTCATCGGCGGCGGCTGGGTCGCGCACTTCCTGGCGCGCGGCTACCAGGTGACCGCGTGGGACCCGGCGCCCGACGCCGAGGCGAAGCTGCGGCGCCTGGTGGACGCCGCGTGGCCCGCGGTGACCGAACTGGGCCTGGCCGAGGGCGCCTCCCGCGACAACCTCGTCCTCGCCCCGACCCTGGCCGACGCGGTCGCCGACGCCGAGTTCGTGCAGGAGAGCGCGCCGGAGGACCTCGCGCTCAAGCGCGACCTGCTGGCCCGCATCGACGCGGCGACCCCGCCCGGCGTGGTGATCTCGTCCTCCACCTCCGGCTACGCCATGACCGAGATGCAGGTGGACTGCGCGCACCCGCAGCGGCTGGTCGTCGGGCACCCGTTCAACCCGCCGTACCTCATCCCGCTGGTCGAGGTGGTCGGCGGTGAGCGGACCGAGCCGTGGGCCGTGCGGTGGGCGAGCGAGTTCTTCGAGGTCGCCGGCAAGTCGGTGATCACCATGGACCGCGAGGTGCCGGGCTTCATCGCCAACCGCCTGCAGGAGGCGATCTGGCGCGAGGCGCTGCACATGGTCGCCAACGGCGAGGCCACCGTCGAGCAGATCGACGCCTCCATCACCGAGGGGCCGGGGCTGCGCTGGCCGATGTTCGGTCCGTGCCTGACCTTCCACCTCGCCGGTGGCGAGGGCGGCATGGCGCACATGCTGGACCACTTCGGCCCGTCGCTGAAGTCGCCCTGGACGCGGCTGGAGGCGCCCGAGCTCACCTCCGAGCTGCGCGATGCGATGGTGCGGGGCTGCGAGGAGGCGGCCGACGGCCGCAGCACCGCCGAGCTGGTCGCCGACCGCGACCGCGCGGTGATCGCCGTGATGCGGGCGGTCGACGAGGCGCGGAAGGGCAGGTCATGA
- a CDS encoding amidohydrolase → MREVVFAGGPVATMDAARSFTDAVAVRDGRIVAVGREAVREHWSARTEFVDLRGRSLLPGFHDSHVHPVYGGIERLRCDLSDCADAAECLRRIDHHQRAHPDAAWVLGGGWDMGQFPGGTPTREALDAVTGDRPAYLLNRDHHGAWVNTAALRLAGVDEHTPDPPDGRVERDADGRPSGTLHEGATRLLERVLPATSDEEYLAGLLEGQRHLHSRGVTSWHDAIVGPYLGYDDTLPIYLEADRRGLLTGKVRGALWWDRDRGREQVEELRYRRKLARGHRFRAETVKIMQDGVCENCTAALLLPYLGSRGRGLSFVDAEALAEAVPDLVDAGFQLHFHAVGDRAVREALDALAGAREQQDLRHRIAHVQVVHPSDVPRFHELGVVAAIQPRWAVNDAAMTELTVPRLGHRRAGWQYPFRSLHAAGAVLAGGSDWPVSEADPLLGVHVAVNRREPGTDDPPFLPEQSLDLVDALAAYTAGSAWADHADHESGTVEVGKAADLVVLDRDPFSAPAQEIWRCQVDLTMVDGTVVHERH, encoded by the coding sequence ATGCGCGAGGTGGTGTTCGCCGGCGGCCCGGTGGCCACAATGGACGCCGCCCGGTCGTTCACCGACGCGGTCGCGGTGCGCGACGGGCGGATCGTCGCCGTCGGCCGTGAGGCGGTGCGGGAGCACTGGTCCGCCCGCACCGAGTTCGTCGACCTGCGCGGCCGGTCGTTGCTGCCCGGCTTCCACGACTCCCACGTGCACCCGGTCTACGGCGGGATCGAACGGCTCCGCTGCGACCTCAGCGACTGCGCGGACGCCGCGGAGTGCCTGCGCCGGATCGACCACCACCAGCGGGCCCACCCGGACGCGGCGTGGGTGCTCGGCGGCGGGTGGGACATGGGCCAGTTCCCCGGCGGCACGCCGACCCGGGAAGCGCTGGACGCGGTGACCGGCGACCGCCCGGCGTACCTGCTCAACCGCGACCACCACGGCGCCTGGGTGAACACCGCCGCGCTGCGGCTGGCCGGCGTCGACGAGCACACCCCCGATCCGCCGGACGGCCGGGTCGAGCGCGACGCCGACGGCCGCCCGTCCGGGACGCTGCACGAGGGCGCCACCCGGTTGCTCGAGCGGGTGCTGCCGGCGACCAGCGACGAGGAGTACCTCGCCGGGCTGCTGGAGGGTCAGCGGCACCTGCACTCCCGCGGCGTGACTTCCTGGCACGACGCGATCGTGGGGCCCTACCTCGGCTACGACGACACGCTGCCGATCTACCTGGAGGCCGACCGGCGGGGGCTGCTCACCGGCAAGGTGCGCGGGGCGCTGTGGTGGGACCGCGACCGCGGCCGGGAGCAGGTCGAGGAACTGCGGTACCGCCGGAAGCTAGCACGCGGGCACCGGTTCCGGGCCGAGACGGTGAAGATCATGCAGGACGGCGTGTGCGAGAACTGCACCGCCGCGCTGCTGCTGCCCTACCTCGGCAGCCGCGGCCGCGGACTGTCCTTCGTGGACGCTGAGGCGCTCGCCGAGGCGGTGCCGGACCTCGTCGACGCCGGTTTCCAGCTGCACTTCCACGCCGTCGGCGACCGGGCGGTGCGCGAGGCGCTGGACGCGCTCGCCGGTGCGCGCGAGCAGCAGGACCTGCGGCACCGGATCGCGCACGTGCAGGTGGTGCACCCCTCGGACGTCCCGCGGTTCCACGAGCTCGGCGTGGTGGCGGCGATCCAGCCGAGGTGGGCGGTCAACGACGCCGCGATGACCGAGCTGACCGTGCCGCGCCTCGGGCACCGCCGGGCCGGGTGGCAGTACCCGTTCCGCTCGCTGCACGCGGCCGGTGCGGTGCTGGCGGGCGGCAGCGACTGGCCGGTGTCCGAGGCCGACCCGCTGCTGGGCGTGCACGTGGCGGTCAACCGGCGCGAGCCGGGCACCGACGACCCGCCGTTCCTGCCCGAGCAGTCGCTGGACCTCGTCGACGCGCTCGCCGCCTACACCGCGGGCAGCGCCTGGGCCGACCACGCCGACCACGAGTCCGGGACCGTCGAGGTCGGCAAGGCCGCCGACCTGGTGGTGCTGGACCGCGACCCGTTCTCCGCACCAGCGCAGGAGATCTGGCGCTGCCAGGTGGACCTGACCATGGTCGACGGCACAGTGGTCCACGAGCGGCACTGA
- a CDS encoding TetR family transcriptional regulator C-terminal domain-containing protein, producing the protein MEDTTAALRQRVREVLRQYPGSQRAFAEQIGLDPTKLSKSLTGTRRFTPVELTRIAELTGVTVNWLINGGDDVETVAAAPRRTARPERDPSDLRESSRYQQILDAAWRLIAERGYHSVRVSDVAKECGTSAATIHYYFPGRDDLLTETLRYSVRQAFDRQVAELHAIDDAHERLLRLVELQLPTPGLLRQEWSIWLQVWNESALNPDLQVLHSDSYTRWHDTIARTIRQGQEQGVFVDTDAEELTVTLTALIDGLGIQVLAGRPGRSVERMRKVLREFVEREVVRH; encoded by the coding sequence GTGGAGGACACGACGGCCGCGTTGCGCCAGCGGGTGCGCGAGGTGCTGCGCCAGTACCCCGGGAGCCAGCGCGCTTTCGCCGAGCAGATCGGCTTGGACCCCACCAAGCTGTCCAAGTCGCTGACCGGCACGCGGCGCTTCACCCCGGTCGAGCTCACCCGCATCGCCGAGCTCACCGGCGTCACGGTGAACTGGTTGATCAACGGCGGCGACGACGTCGAGACGGTCGCGGCCGCGCCGCGGCGCACGGCCCGCCCGGAGCGGGACCCGAGCGACCTCCGCGAGTCCAGCCGCTACCAGCAGATCCTCGACGCCGCCTGGCGCCTGATCGCCGAACGCGGCTACCACTCGGTGCGCGTGTCCGACGTGGCCAAGGAGTGCGGCACCAGCGCGGCGACCATCCACTACTACTTCCCCGGCCGCGACGACCTGCTCACCGAGACCCTGCGCTACTCGGTGCGGCAGGCCTTCGACCGGCAGGTCGCCGAGCTGCACGCCATCGACGACGCCCACGAGCGGCTGCTCCGGCTCGTCGAGCTGCAGCTGCCCACACCCGGCCTGCTGCGGCAGGAGTGGTCGATCTGGTTGCAGGTGTGGAACGAGAGCGCGCTCAACCCGGACCTGCAGGTGCTGCACAGCGACTCCTACACGCGCTGGCACGACACGATCGCCCGCACCATCCGGCAGGGCCAGGAGCAGGGCGTGTTCGTCGACACCGACGCCGAGGAGCTGACCGTCACGCTCACCGCGCTGATCGACGGCCTGGGCATCCAGGTGCTCGCCGGACGCCCCGGCCGGTCGGTGGAGCGCATGCGCAAGGTGCTGCGCGAGTTCGTCGAGCGCGAAGTCGTCCGGCACTGA
- a CDS encoding NAD(P)-dependent oxidoreductase, with translation MPLRVVVAGATGVVGRTLLPLLRERGHHVTALVRRKDRLDGPCDDVAVVDLQDRDRLRRELCRVAPDVVVDQTPGICRTDLTDGQRRTARSRERASKNLVDAAAAAGARRVIVQSTTAAYRPRGHEVLDEESPLWTDAPGCWGEAVRAQGAVEDAVLTCPEVEGVVLRYGTLYGPDTPYAPGGSVHARVRGSELPVVSDEVGLTSFTHVDDAAGAVVDLLTSGGPGAYNVVDNEPAEATEWLPAYARMAGGPDPVSLTLEQARAQLDWLTVHQLTEQRGATNFRLREALGWRPKWPSWREGFAELFGHWPG, from the coding sequence GTGCCCCTGCGTGTGGTCGTCGCCGGTGCGACCGGCGTGGTCGGACGAACGCTGTTGCCGCTGCTGCGGGAACGAGGTCACCACGTGACCGCGCTGGTCCGGCGGAAGGACCGGCTCGACGGTCCGTGCGACGACGTGGCCGTCGTCGACCTGCAGGACCGGGACCGGCTCCGGCGGGAGCTGTGCCGCGTCGCCCCGGACGTGGTGGTGGACCAGACCCCCGGGATCTGCCGGACCGACCTCACCGACGGGCAGCGCCGCACCGCCCGGTCCCGCGAGCGGGCCTCGAAGAACCTGGTCGACGCCGCCGCGGCCGCGGGCGCGCGGCGCGTCATCGTGCAGAGCACGACCGCCGCCTACCGCCCGCGCGGCCACGAGGTGCTGGACGAGGAGTCACCACTGTGGACGGACGCGCCCGGCTGCTGGGGCGAGGCCGTCCGGGCCCAGGGCGCGGTGGAGGACGCGGTGCTGACCTGTCCGGAGGTCGAGGGCGTCGTGCTGCGCTACGGCACCCTCTACGGCCCGGACACCCCGTACGCCCCCGGCGGGTCGGTGCACGCCCGGGTTCGCGGCAGCGAGCTGCCCGTGGTCTCCGACGAGGTCGGGCTGACCTCGTTCACGCACGTCGACGACGCGGCCGGGGCGGTGGTCGACCTGCTCACCAGCGGTGGACCGGGCGCCTACAACGTGGTCGACAACGAGCCGGCGGAAGCCACGGAGTGGCTGCCCGCCTACGCCCGGATGGCGGGCGGCCCCGACCCGGTGTCGCTGACCCTGGAGCAGGCCAGGGCCCAGCTGGACTGGCTGACCGTGCACCAGCTGACCGAGCAGCGCGGGGCGACGAACTTCCGGCTCCGCGAGGCGCTGGGCTGGCGGCCGAAGTGGCCGAGCTGGCGGGAGGGCTTCGCCGAGCTCTTCGGCCACTGGCCGGGCTGA
- a CDS encoding Glu/Leu/Phe/Val family dehydrogenase, with translation MMRVIWTDPVTGRNGYLVVHSLVSGLATGGTRMRAGCTLSEVEDLARGMARKTAVFDLPVGGAKGGIDCDPKDPQARGVLRRFVQAMRPYLDAHWVTAEDLGVPQHLIDEVFAELGLHQSFHAAIRRAPDAERTLRRVRAGLNAPVPGGLLLGDVVGGYGVAQSCLGVVHARGWDPESTTVAVQGVGTMGGGAAHYLHEAGLKVVTMADAAGTLHDPDGLDVPALLDARDRFGEIDRAQVPEHVQRSPREDVLSAEVDVLIPAAVSYAITPAQVPGIAAKVIVEAANTPVTADAEELLATRGVPVIPDFVANAGAVAWAWWLLLGRVDADPVRSFQVLREEMLAKIPPLLAAWDAEGITPRAAALMLADERTEQNLAAEARGQGLLSIP, from the coding sequence ATGATGCGGGTGATCTGGACGGATCCGGTGACCGGCCGCAACGGTTACCTGGTGGTGCACAGCCTGGTGTCGGGCCTGGCCACCGGCGGGACCCGGATGCGCGCCGGGTGCACGCTGTCGGAGGTGGAGGACCTGGCACGCGGCATGGCGCGCAAGACCGCTGTGTTCGACCTGCCGGTCGGCGGGGCGAAGGGCGGCATCGACTGCGACCCGAAGGACCCGCAGGCCCGGGGCGTGCTGCGCCGGTTCGTCCAGGCCATGCGGCCGTACCTGGACGCGCACTGGGTGACCGCCGAAGACCTCGGGGTGCCGCAGCACCTGATCGACGAGGTGTTCGCCGAGCTCGGCCTGCACCAGTCCTTCCACGCCGCCATCCGCCGGGCCCCGGACGCGGAGCGCACGCTGCGCCGGGTCCGCGCCGGGCTCAACGCCCCGGTGCCGGGCGGGCTGCTGCTCGGCGACGTGGTCGGCGGGTACGGCGTGGCGCAGAGCTGCCTGGGCGTGGTGCACGCGCGGGGCTGGGACCCCGAGTCGACCACGGTCGCGGTGCAGGGCGTCGGCACGATGGGCGGCGGCGCGGCCCACTACCTGCACGAGGCCGGGCTGAAGGTCGTGACGATGGCCGACGCCGCGGGGACCCTGCACGACCCGGACGGGCTGGACGTCCCGGCGCTGCTGGACGCCCGCGACCGGTTCGGCGAGATCGACCGCGCCCAGGTGCCCGAGCACGTGCAGCGCTCGCCGCGCGAGGACGTGCTCAGCGCGGAGGTCGACGTGCTCATCCCGGCGGCGGTGTCCTACGCGATCACCCCGGCGCAGGTGCCGGGGATCGCCGCGAAGGTCATCGTGGAGGCGGCCAACACCCCGGTGACGGCCGACGCCGAGGAACTGCTGGCCACGCGCGGCGTCCCGGTCATCCCGGACTTCGTGGCCAACGCCGGCGCGGTCGCCTGGGCCTGGTGGCTGCTGCTGGGCCGGGTGGACGCCGACCCGGTGCGGTCGTTCCAGGTGCTGCGGGAGGAGATGCTGGCGAAGATCCCGCCGCTGCTGGCGGCGTGGGACGCCGAGGGGATCACCCCGCGGGCCGCGGCGCTGATGCTCGCGGACGAGCGCACCGAGCAGAACCTCGCCGCGGAGGCCCGCGGGCAGGGCCTGCTGAGCATCCCGTAG
- a CDS encoding FAD-binding oxidoreductase yields the protein MTTADVRALRELLPDGRVFDDADVLEAHSRDRAGFCPAGAPAALVRPRSTDEVATTLAWAHRNRVPVVPQGARSGLSGAANAVDGCVLLSLEKMDRILDIDVSEQVAVVQPGVVNGVLAAKVAEHGLFYPPDPGSRSVSTIGGNVATNAGGMCCVKYGVTGDFVRGLEVVLADGRVMRTGRRTAKGVAGYDLTHLIVGSEGTLGVVTEVTVALRPAAAQPLTAVAFFPTIADAARTVDGYLGQGYRPSVLEFMDRPTVNAVQKIADLGFPDGMEGMLLVQSDRGDAAPADLAAFEEVARTHRASEVVVADDPAEGELLMAARRLVGDAHEQLGLTVMVDDVCVPRRRLVDLVEGLARIADQYQVQVLCAGHAGDGNMHPVVAFDSGDEAETARAHQAFDAIMALGLELGGTITGEHGVGHLKRRWLGEELDEAALSTQRAIKAALDPHGILNPGRVLPDLP from the coding sequence ATGACCACCGCCGATGTGCGCGCCCTGCGCGAGTTGCTGCCCGACGGCCGCGTGTTCGACGACGCCGACGTGCTCGAGGCCCACAGCCGGGACCGCGCCGGCTTCTGCCCAGCGGGGGCCCCTGCGGCGCTGGTCCGCCCCCGGTCCACTGACGAGGTCGCCACGACCCTGGCGTGGGCGCACCGCAACCGGGTCCCGGTGGTGCCGCAGGGCGCCCGGTCCGGGCTGTCCGGGGCGGCCAACGCGGTGGACGGCTGCGTCCTACTGTCGCTGGAGAAGATGGACCGGATCCTGGACATCGACGTGTCCGAGCAGGTCGCGGTCGTCCAGCCGGGTGTGGTCAACGGCGTGCTCGCGGCGAAGGTCGCCGAGCACGGGCTGTTCTACCCGCCGGACCCGGGCTCGCGCAGCGTCTCCACGATCGGCGGCAACGTGGCCACCAACGCGGGCGGCATGTGCTGCGTGAAGTACGGCGTGACGGGGGACTTCGTCCGCGGCCTGGAGGTCGTGCTGGCCGACGGCCGGGTGATGCGCACCGGTCGCCGCACCGCCAAGGGCGTCGCGGGGTACGACCTGACGCACCTCATCGTCGGGTCCGAGGGCACGCTCGGCGTGGTCACCGAGGTCACCGTGGCGCTGCGCCCGGCCGCCGCGCAGCCGCTGACCGCGGTCGCGTTCTTCCCGACCATCGCCGACGCCGCCCGCACGGTGGACGGCTACCTGGGGCAGGGCTACCGGCCGTCCGTGCTGGAGTTCATGGACCGGCCCACGGTCAACGCGGTGCAGAAGATCGCCGACCTGGGCTTCCCCGACGGCATGGAAGGCATGCTGCTGGTGCAGTCCGACCGGGGCGACGCGGCGCCGGCCGACCTGGCCGCGTTCGAGGAGGTGGCCCGCACCCACCGCGCCTCCGAGGTGGTCGTCGCCGACGACCCGGCGGAGGGCGAGCTGCTGATGGCGGCGCGGCGCCTGGTCGGCGACGCCCACGAGCAGCTGGGCCTGACGGTGATGGTGGACGACGTGTGCGTGCCCCGCCGGCGCCTGGTGGACCTCGTCGAGGGCCTGGCGCGGATCGCCGACCAGTACCAGGTGCAGGTGCTGTGCGCCGGGCACGCGGGCGACGGCAACATGCACCCGGTGGTCGCCTTCGACTCCGGCGACGAGGCGGAGACGGCCCGCGCGCACCAGGCGTTCGACGCGATCATGGCGCTGGGCCTGGAGCTGGGCGGCACGATCACCGGCGAGCACGGCGTCGGCCACCTCAAGCGGCGCTGGCTCGGTGAGGAGCTGGACGAGGCGGCGTTGAGCACCCAGCGCGCGATCAAGGCGGCGCTGGACCCGCACGGCATCCTCAACCCCGGACGGGTCTTGCCCGACCTGCCGTGA